Below is a window of Candidatus Equadaptatus faecalis DNA.
TTATGAAAATTAACAAACAAATATTCATAATTCTTGTGTGTGCGGTGCTGCTGTTTTTTGCGCTGCTTAATTTGTGCGGTTCCGAAAGAAAATATCTGAAACAGTATTTAACTGACGACAGCGTTCAGCAGCTTATTTTGGTAAAACAGACATGGCTGTCGAAAGCAAAACTGCGGCTGTACGTCAAAGAAAACGGCAAATGGGAAAGAAAAATTCAGAGCAAAGCCTTTATCGGAAAAGCGGGAACGGGCAAAACAAAAGAAGGCGACATGAAAACGCCGCTCGGCGACTATAAATTTACAATGGCATTCGGCGTTGAAGAAGACCCGGGAAGCAAAATTGCTTACACAAAACTGACGGACAGCATGTACTGGTGCGGGGACAAAGAATATTACAACCTCTTTGTTGATACCTCAAAAATTCAGCACAAATGCAGCGAAAACAGCGAACATCTGATTGAATACACGAAAGCCTACGCTTACGCGCTTGCGATTGACTACAACAAAGAAAACGAGTGGGGCAAAGGCTCGGGCATATTCCTGCACTGCTATGGAGAACACGAATACACCGCAGGCTGCATAGCTGT
It encodes the following:
- a CDS encoding L,D-transpeptidase family protein; the encoded protein is MKINKQIFIILVCAVLLFFALLNLCGSERKYLKQYLTDDSVQQLILVKQTWLSKAKLRLYVKENGKWERKIQSKAFIGKAGTGKTKEGDMKTPLGDYKFTMAFGVEEDPGSKIAYTKLTDSMYWCGDKEYYNLFVDTSKIQHKCSENSEHLIEYTKAYAYALAIDYNKENEWGKGSGIFLHCYGEHEYTAGCIAVPEDVMKEILRTVEQGAHICIYKW